Part of the Meiothermus sp. CFH 77666 genome is shown below.
TTCAACCTCGACATCCTGGTCTGCCATACCCCGTAACCCCAGGGAAGCCCGGTAAAGTTGAGCAGCAAGCCAGGGGAAGTTGATCCAGGGGTTAATCAGCAACAACCGCTCGGTAGACCCTGGAAAGCGGCGGGCATAGTCCAGGGCCAGCAACCCCCCAAAACCATGGCCTAGTAAAGTCCAGGTATCCAGGCCCAGATGCTCGCGCAGGTGCGCAAGGTCGCTCACCAGGGCATCTATGGTAAAAAGGCGCGGTTCTTGCAGCAGGGCAGGACTGCGACCTCCTCCCCGCTGATCGAGGTAGAGCACCCGAAAGCCTTCCAGATACTCTTCAAGCCCTTCTCGAAGGGCATAACTGCTGCCCCCGGGCCCCCCGTGCAGCACCACAAGGGCCGGGGCATCCAGGGGGCCGGTGTCCTCGAGGTAAACCTCGACGCCATCATCCACTGCAATCAAGTCAATTTCTTCGCGCATAAGGTTCCAGGTTGGTCAGAGGCCGAAAGCAAAAGGCTCAAAGCGGGGCGCTAGCCGTGTTCGCGGCTCCCCTCCTCGAGCAGCTCAAAACTCCAGGAGCGAAAACCCTCCAACCCGGATGCTGCTTGCTCCATTTCAGGCGCATAAGCCCAGACCTCGAGCAGATAGAGTTCCTGTTCTGCTCGGTACAGCAGCCTGTATG
Proteins encoded:
- a CDS encoding alpha/beta hydrolase, which gives rise to MREEIDLIAVDDGVEVYLEDTGPLDAPALVVLHGGPGGSSYALREGLEEYLEGFRVLYLDQRGGGRSPALLQEPRLFTIDALVSDLAHLREHLGLDTWTLLGHGFGGLLALDYARRFPGSTERLLLINPWINFPWLAAQLYRASLGLRGMADQDVEVELPEDGTRLLQEAFAQVEPKAAFDRLMFPSSHSRMEYEWVAEGLTIVGDDTPGRMFVLNGLWRLDYTPFLLEVHTPTTVLLGSLDATSYPEAQTITDLVGGRLELIEGAGHYPWIDQPHAFAEALENALHNDG